The nucleotide sequence CAGGAACAACAGCTGAGCCATAATGGAACTTGCTACAGCATCATTTACGGCAGACCCAAGAATAATAATCCGGTCTTTAAGCAGGCGTGAATAAATATCATAAGCACGTTCTCCCCGGCTGGTTGTTTCAACCACCATAGGCACCAGGTTATTTTGGATAGGTTTCACTGAATCTAAATTTGGATCTTCAAAAAGAGGTTGCTTAGTAATCATGTTGTCCTGAATAATCGGTTATTTGTTCTTCTTGTCTTTCTTTTCCTGCAATTCCCGGTATTTGTCTTTGCCAATTTCTTTGATAGCTACTTTATCCTGTAGTATATCAAATACTTTATTTTCGCGAATACTGCTTCGAAGTTGTTCCAGCATTTGAGGCTGTTGCGCATAATATTGCTTCAGCTGATCAAGGGCAACGCCATATCGTGCTGCCTCCACACCGAGATGTTCATCGATATCTTCGGGTTTTATTTCGATTTCTTCAAATATTTCTTGCAATTTTTGGCTTATAAACGACCACTTAGCCTCACGCACCGCCCTATCCTTCATGCCGGCTTTATATTGTTCGGCATCAAAATGCTCGGGAAGTTCTCCGCCTTGCTGCTGTTTCAACTGATCAACATAAGAACCCTGAATTTGTGCCACAAAAGTTTCGGGAACTTCGAAGTCATGTTCTTCAACAAGAGCATCAGCAACATCATTCTTAAATAAATCTTCTGCAGTTTGATCGTAATACTGCTGCATCCGGCTTTTGATATAGCTTCTAAACTCATCCTCATTGTCGGCTTCGCCGTTACTTTGTTCTTTGATGAGCTGATCGTTTAACTCAGCTTTGTGAAGTTTCTGGACTTTCTTGACTGTAACGCGGAAGCGGTCAATTTCATCGCCTTCCCCCATTTTCATGTCAACGACATCACCGGGTTTTTTTCCGGTTAATTCTTTGCGAAACTCTTTGGCACCTTCTTGACGTAAATCAATTTCCTGATTTTCATCTACTTCTCCGTCAACCGGATTTCCATCTTTATCCAAAGTAACAACATCAACAATCAGCTTGGATTTTTCTTCTGCTTTTTCATCTACTTCTTCCCAGTTGCCTTCTCTTTCGAGTGTACGCTCTATTTCTTCATCCACCTCTTCCTCAGTTACATCGTGAACCATTTTGTTCACCTTGATTTTGGAGAGGTCAGAAATTTCAACTTCCGGTTTTGAGCCAATTTTGAATTTTACTTCCAATTGGTCGTTTTCCCACGTAAAGTCAAGCATTTCAGTTTCGCCAACCGGTTCA is from Gracilimonas sp. and encodes:
- the tig gene encoding trigger factor; this encodes MDISVEELTSVDKEVTLKAKREDLQEDFDKAYKKYKSQIQLPGFRPGKVPMGIVKKRFGKEIEQEEISNIIQKYFEKEVVPEYEPVGETEMLDFTWENDQLEVKFKIGSKPEVEISDLSKIKVNKMVHDVTEEEVDEEIERTLEREGNWEEVDEKAEEKSKLIVDVVTLDKDGNPVDGEVDENQEIDLRQEGAKEFRKELTGKKPGDVVDMKMGEGDEIDRFRVTVKKVQKLHKAELNDQLIKEQSNGEADNEDEFRSYIKSRMQQYYDQTAEDLFKNDVADALVEEHDFEVPETFVAQIQGSYVDQLKQQQGGELPEHFDAEQYKAGMKDRAVREAKWSFISQKLQEIFEEIEIKPEDIDEHLGVEAARYGVALDQLKQYYAQQPQMLEQLRSSIRENKVFDILQDKVAIKEIGKDKYRELQEKKDKKNK